In Aspergillus nidulans FGSC A4 chromosome II, a single window of DNA contains:
- a CDS encoding putative phosphatidylserine decarboxylase (transcript_id=CADANIAT00004009), translating to MGIIGLVHAAVDWLLGWAKLIQNREVGWLTIDRKTGKYMREQQPLWKKLKLLLLFNPLTTWLDTTHAMRLYMHNSAIKEGKQEAAPASAKRIREFISFFHINMDEFEPSDPAAFRSFEEFFVRHHKPGTRPIFEAENPSSAVCVADSRVVVYEHVAESKKIWIKGEDFSITNLVMDRKLGPQFGDGPVASFRLSPQDYHRYHSPVSGKIKVFRSMPGDYYEVDPLAIRSGVDILTRNARDYVVIETEEFGEVLFVAIGASQVGTVEYTLLMKDADDGRIHEKWQKPGAEIKKGDELGIFQFGGSSIIVAFQKGRIQFDEDLVEPSKRAIAVDVEVGMSLGRATSKAT from the exons ATGGGCATAATCGGATTAGTTCATGCCGCGGTAGACTGGCTTCTCGGCTGGGCCAAGCTG ATCCAGAACCGCGAAGTCGGCTGGCTCACCATCGACCGCAAG ACCGGAAAATATATGCGCGAACAGCAGCCTCTCTGGAAGAAActcaaactcctcctcctcttcaacccgcTGACAACATGGCTCGATACGACGCACGCGATGAGACTATATATGCATAACAGCGCGATCAAAGAGG ggaagcaagaagcagccCCAGCCTCGGCCAAACGCATCCGAGAattcatctccttcttccacatcAACATGGACGAGTTCGAGCCCTCCGACCCGGCAGCCTTTCGCTCATTCGAAGAGTTCTTCGTCCGTCATCACAAGCCCGGAACGCGGCCCATATTCGAGGCAGAGAACCCGTCCTCTGCAGTGTGCGTCGCGGACTCGCGCGTCGTGGTCTACGAGCACGTCGCcgagagcaagaagatctggatcaaGGGGGAGGACTTCTCTATCACGAACCTCGTCATGGATCGTAAATTGGGTCCGCAGTTCGGAGACGGCCCCGTTGCGAGTTTCCGTCTTTCCCCGCAGGATTACCATCGCTACCATAGTCCGGTTTCAGGGAAGATCAAGGTCTTTCGCAGTATGCCGGGGGATTACTATGAGGTTGATCCGCTGGCTATCCGGAGCGGCGTCGATATTCTGACGCGGAATGCAAGGGACTATGTGGTCATTGAGACGGAGGAGTTCGGCGAGGTGCTCTTTGTTGCTATTGGGGCTAGCCAAGTGGGCACTGTTGA ATATACACTCTTGATGAAGGATGCTGACGACGGTAGGATCCACGAGAAATGGCAGAAACCCGGTGCGGAAATCAAGAAAGGCGATGAACTAGGCATCTTTCAGTTTGGCGGCTCgagcatcatcgtcgcctTTCAGAAGGGACGGATCCAGTTCGATGAGGACCTAGTCGAACCGAGCAAGCGTGCTATTGCGGTAGATGTGGAAGTGGGTATGAGTCTTGGTCGTGCTACATCGAAGGCTACCTAG
- a CDS encoding uncharacterized protein (transcript_id=CADANIAT00004011) yields MPSSLKVGAEVQIQHLNQAKASSGSGSAFGSSEDRAYTEGAGVKRLAVANPDPPSPSSSSSLSSFGRDRFQICTRVQICPLVFALSLRVRRADSECSEALARSKPLFHPRNSPHPQEGDVSDDLYSLRSILEDKPAPASSASSPSARSPSPSPQAASGPQREHKPQAQAPSTAYTSMPLPTKDTAGRKIVIYLSNHGPGPKIIPQKDGVFIRTKYAVEIASVQFGSGSYTDTRPCSNAPASTFVSSLRAAAGATNSSSSFSEISSSRSSTSTLSASIESDCTATNEIAGLDISKVKPAYFYGVLRAGTHAMQRSASRESDSAQRRRRRKRRVKATESDRS; encoded by the exons ATGCCGTCGTCTCTTAAAGTGGGCGCGGAGGTGCAAATCCAGCACCTGAACCAGGCTAAAGCCTCGTCGGGCTCAGGGTCGGCTTTCGGTTCAAGTGAAGATAGGGCTTATACAGAAGGCGCGGGCGTGAAAAGGCTTGCTGTTGCGAATCCTGATCCCCCTTcgccttcgtcttcttcttctctttcttcctttg GACGAGACAGGTTCCAAATTTGTACTCGGGTCCAAATTTGCCCTCTGGTGTTCGCTCTCAGTCTCAGAGTTCGACGAGCAGACTCG GAATGCTCGGAGGCTCTAGCGAGGTCCAAACCGTTGTTCCACCCGCGAAactctcctcatcctcaagagGGCGATGTTAGTGACGACCTCTATAGTTTGCGGAGCATCCTCGAAGATaagccagcgccagcctcatccgcatcctcacCTTCAGCCCGAAGCCCAAGCCCGAGCCCACAAGCCGCATCCGGGCCGCAGCGCGAACACAAGCCCCAAGCTCAAGCCCCTTCAACTGCGTATACTAGCATGCCACTGCCGACAAAGGACACTGCTGGTAGAAAAATCGTGATCTACCTCTCAAACCATGGGCCCGGTCCGAAAATCATCCCGCAAAAGGATGGAGTCTTCATTCGAACAAAGTACGCTGTAGAGATCGCCAGCGTCCAGTTTGGTTCTGGCTCTTATACTGACACTCGCCCCTGTTCTAACGCCCCGGCGTCGACGTTTGTGTCAAGCCTCAGGGCCGCTGCCGGTGCTACTAACAGTAGTAGTAGCTTTAGTGAGATATCAAGCAGTCGAAGCTCAACCTCCACCCTGAGTGCTAGTATTGAATCAGATTGCACAGCTACCAACGAAATCGCCGGCCTTGATATTTCAAAAGTGAAGCCGGCTTACTTTTATGGGGTCCTGAGGGCTGGGACACATGCAATGCAGAGGTCGGCGTCGAGAGAGTCGGACTCGGcgcaaaggagaaggaggaggaagaggagagtcaAAGCGACAGAGTCAGATAGGAGTTGA
- a CDS encoding uncharacterized protein (transcript_id=CADANIAT00004010), whose amino-acid sequence MSSLQGKGMSSSDNQPTTSTRGGASAHPTPANNSGGGAGWGDSGLLKGGLEGVSNRLSSTSGESHSGKISSLNGELSSLKEQKMAGEQRYRQDIEESGGTVPKSSDHSDASFMTGKPGGAGTLPGWETAKGALNSMMGNE is encoded by the exons ATGTCCTCTCTCCAAGGAAAAGGTATGTCCTCTTCGGACAACCAGCCAACCACCTCCACCCGCGGCGGTGCAAGCGCCCATCCTACGCCCGCAAACAACTCTGGTGGCGGTGCCGGATGGGGTGATTCCGGCCTTCTAAAGGGTGGTCTTGAAGGAGTC AGCAACCGCCTCTCCAGTACCTCCGGCGAGTCCCACAGCGGCAAGATCTCCAGCTTGAATGGTGAACTGTCTTCCCTTAAGGAACAGAAGATGGCCGGGGAGCAGCGGTATCGGCAAGATATTGAGGAGTCCGGCGGGACGGTGCCCAAATCGTCGGATCATAGTGATGCAAGCTTCATGACTGGGAAGCCCGGTGGCGCTGGGACTTTGCCTGGGTGGGAGACTGCGAAGGGAGCGCTTAATAG CATGATGGGCAATGAATAG
- a CDS encoding peroxiredoxin-like family protein (transcript_id=CADANIAT00004008): MPGTITRSPEILSGASDLRDAYNLELQSASGNPVRFGDLILEKGEITTVIIFIRHFFCIYDQDYVRTVSHHLTDSVLQTISKTGGPIQLMIIGCGDPSLIVPYVSETTGDIAQFPVYTDPDGKLYEKLHMKRTLTNIMHPPVYAQVGFWKALGMTLRQVWGRGWKGLRGGRWDQNGGEWVIRNGKCVFEHRMENVSDHLTAEKLLEILERTGAGDGKGENIKELAI; this comes from the exons ATGCCCGGTACCATCACCAGATCCCCAGAGATCCTCTCCGGCGCCTCCGATCTGCGCGACGCATACAACCTCGAGCTGCAATCCGCCTCCGGCAACCCAGTACGTTTCGGGGACCTGATCCTCGAGAAGGGTGAGATCACGACAGTTATAATATTCA TCCGCcacttcttctgcatctaTGACCAAGACTATGTCCGTACGGTCTCGCACCATCTTACGGACTCCGTCCTCCAGACAATCTCGAAAACTGGCGGGCCAATCCAACTGATGATAATCGGGTGCGGCGATCCCTCACTCATCGTCCCATACGTCAGTGAAACAACGGGAGACATCGCCCAGTTCCCTGTGTACACCGACCCCGACGGCAAATTGTATGAGAAACTGCACATGAAGCGCACGCTGACGAATATCATGCACCCGCCGGTTTACGCGCAAGTTGGCTTCTGGAAAGCACTGGGTATGACTCTGCGCCAGGTATGGGGGAGGGGTTGGAAGGGCCTTAGAGGGGGACGGTGGGATCAGAATGGGGGTGAGTGGGTGATTAGGAATGGGAAGTGTGTATTTGAGCATCGGATGGAGAATGTCTCGGACCATTTGACGGCGGAGAAGTTGCTTGAAATCCTGGAGAGGACAGGAGCTGGCGATGGGAAGGGGGAGAACATTAAAGAACTTGCAATATAA
- a CDS encoding uncharacterized protein (transcript_id=CADANIAT00004012) — translation MPRGVEYAQDNQVSDNTFEAGDTKVHGTNPDNDHMNRVDRTAPMPEVTGSSEPYSGQPHYSNLHGSGKGGHEPKTLGENKGVGAQGV, via the coding sequence ATGCCTCGCGGAGTCGAATACGCTCAGGACAACCAAGTGTCCGACAACACCTTCGAAGCCGGTGACACGAAGGTTCACGGCACAAACCCCGACAACGACCACATGAACCGCGTCGACCGCACAGCGCCCATGCCTGAGGTGACCGGCTCCTCGGAACCGTACAGTGGACAGCCCCATTACAGTAACCTGCATGGCAGCGGCAAGGGTGGACACGAGCCTAAGACACTGGGCGAGAACAAGGGGGTCGGTGCCCAGGGTGTTTAA